From a single Mycolicibacterium moriokaense genomic region:
- a CDS encoding DUF808 domain-containing protein translates to MSAGLFGLLDDVATLAKLAAASVDDIGAATGRATAKAAGVVIDDTAVTPQYVHGITADRELPMIKRIAIGSLRNKLIFILPAALLLSEFAPWLVMPILMMGATFLCYEGAEKVLRWLPGHRHEAHATPAVPASGDTERELTAGAIRTDFILSAEIMVIALNEVASERFWSRFIILVAVAVVITAAVYGVVALIVKMDDIGLHFAERSSAFSQKVGRGLVAFMPKLLSALSTIGTVAMLWVGGHILLLGTDTLGWHAPYGFVHHFEDLIHRTIADGIDGVLAWLADTAASALVGLVVGLVVVGIVHVLPFGKKRAEKH, encoded by the coding sequence ATGAGCGCGGGCCTGTTCGGACTTCTCGACGATGTCGCCACGCTGGCCAAGCTGGCTGCGGCCTCAGTCGACGACATCGGCGCCGCGACGGGACGGGCGACCGCGAAGGCTGCGGGTGTGGTCATCGACGACACCGCGGTGACGCCGCAATACGTACACGGCATCACCGCCGACCGCGAACTGCCGATGATCAAGCGAATCGCGATCGGGTCGCTGCGCAACAAGCTGATATTCATCCTGCCCGCAGCGTTGTTGCTCAGTGAGTTCGCACCATGGCTGGTGATGCCGATCCTGATGATGGGCGCCACGTTCCTCTGCTACGAGGGTGCGGAGAAGGTATTGCGCTGGCTGCCCGGCCACCGGCACGAGGCGCACGCCACACCCGCGGTGCCCGCCTCCGGCGACACCGAGCGTGAGTTGACCGCGGGCGCCATTCGCACCGACTTCATCCTGTCGGCAGAGATTATGGTGATCGCGCTCAACGAGGTGGCCAGCGAGAGGTTCTGGTCGCGGTTCATCATTCTCGTCGCGGTCGCTGTGGTGATCACGGCGGCCGTCTACGGGGTGGTCGCGCTGATCGTCAAGATGGACGACATCGGCCTGCATTTCGCGGAACGGTCGTCGGCGTTCTCACAGAAGGTCGGGCGCGGGCTGGTGGCGTTCATGCCCAAACTGTTGTCCGCCTTGTCGACCATCGGCACCGTCGCGATGCTCTGGGTCGGCGGCCACATCCTGCTCTTGGGAACCGACACGCTCGGCTGGCACGCACCCTACGGCTTCGTGCACCACTTCGAGGACCTGATACACCGCACGATCGCCGACGGTATCGACGGCGTGCTCGCGTGGTTGGCCGACACCGCAGCGTCAGCACTGGTCGGGTTGGTCGTCGGATTGGTCGTCGTGGGAATCGTGCATGTGCTCCCGTTCGGTAAGAAGCGCGCTGAGAAGCACTGA
- a CDS encoding NCS2 family permease: MNRLDRFFEISARGSSLTNEIRGGVVTFIAMAYIIVLNPIILSGPDDVTGESLEFGQVSAVTALAAGTMTILFGLIARLPFAFAAGLGINSFVATTLVGSMTWAEAMGLVVINGLIIVVLAATGLRRLVFDAVPMQLKLAITAGIGLFLLFIGLVDAGFIGSTGVPSPPVGLGVGGAGSITTVPAAVFAFTLVVSGILVVRKVRGGILIGLAVGTAVAVVIEAIWHLGSAVDKPGGWSLSVPTLSGSPFALPDLSLVGDFSLHGSFSRIGVIAATMFVFTLVFANFFDAMGTMTGLAREAGVADDKGTFPRLRAALIVEGAGAVAGGAASASSNTVFIESGAGIEDGARTGLANLVTGVLFLAAMFVSPLASIVPTEVAAAALVIVGALMVSQLRHIDISEFSVALPVVLTVAVMPFSYSIANGIGVGFIAWVVTRSAAGKAKEISPLLWIVAAGFLVYFARGWIESLLGM, from the coding sequence GTGAATCGCCTCGATCGCTTCTTTGAGATCTCGGCGCGGGGATCGTCGCTGACCAATGAGATCCGCGGCGGCGTGGTCACGTTCATCGCGATGGCCTACATCATCGTGCTGAACCCGATCATCCTGTCGGGCCCCGACGACGTCACGGGTGAGTCGCTGGAGTTCGGCCAGGTATCGGCGGTGACCGCGTTGGCCGCGGGCACGATGACGATCCTGTTCGGCCTCATCGCGCGGCTCCCGTTCGCATTCGCGGCGGGTCTGGGCATCAATTCGTTCGTCGCCACGACGCTGGTCGGCTCGATGACATGGGCCGAGGCGATGGGGCTCGTTGTCATCAACGGCCTCATCATCGTGGTCCTGGCGGCGACCGGTCTGCGGCGGCTCGTCTTCGACGCTGTGCCAATGCAACTGAAGCTCGCGATCACCGCGGGTATCGGCCTGTTCCTGCTGTTCATCGGCCTGGTCGACGCGGGCTTCATCGGGTCGACGGGCGTGCCGTCACCGCCGGTAGGACTCGGCGTGGGCGGTGCCGGTTCGATCACCACTGTGCCTGCCGCCGTCTTCGCCTTCACGCTGGTGGTGAGCGGAATCCTCGTGGTGCGCAAGGTGCGCGGCGGCATCCTCATCGGGCTCGCAGTGGGCACCGCCGTCGCGGTGGTGATCGAGGCGATCTGGCATCTCGGGTCGGCGGTGGACAAACCGGGCGGGTGGAGCCTGTCGGTGCCGACGCTGTCGGGATCGCCGTTCGCGCTGCCGGACCTGTCGCTCGTCGGGGACTTCAGCCTGCACGGCAGCTTCAGCCGTATCGGAGTCATCGCCGCCACAATGTTCGTCTTCACCCTGGTGTTCGCCAACTTCTTCGACGCGATGGGCACCATGACCGGGCTTGCCCGCGAGGCGGGGGTGGCCGACGACAAGGGCACGTTCCCGCGGCTGCGCGCGGCGCTGATCGTCGAGGGTGCGGGTGCGGTCGCGGGCGGCGCGGCGTCGGCGTCGTCGAACACCGTCTTCATCGAGTCGGGCGCGGGCATCGAGGACGGCGCACGGACCGGGTTGGCGAATCTGGTCACCGGCGTGCTGTTTCTGGCCGCGATGTTCGTCTCGCCGCTGGCGTCGATCGTGCCGACCGAGGTGGCGGCCGCCGCGCTTGTGATCGTCGGTGCGCTCATGGTGTCGCAGTTGCGCCACATCGACATCTCCGAGTTCTCGGTGGCTCTGCCGGTCGTGCTGACCGTCGCGGTCATGCCGTTCTCCTACTCGATCGCCAACGGCATCGGCGTCGGCTTCATCGCGTGGGTGGTGACCCGTTCCGCTGCCGGGAAGGCGAAGGAGATCAGTCCGCTGCTGTGGATCGTCGCCGCGGGCTTCCTGGTGTACTTCGCGCGCGGCTGGATCGAGTCGCTATTAGGGATGTGA
- a CDS encoding DNA polymerase domain-containing protein, giving the protein MPAPLELEVDGQRVPITNPDKIVIPDPGDIPGGTGLTKMDLIRYYLRVADGALRGVADRPMILKRFVKGITEEAVFQKRAPAKRPDFVDVAELKYASGTSAKEAVLHDAAGLVWAVNLGCIDLNPHPVRADDLAHPDELRVDLDPMPGVDWRQIVDVALVARGVLEDYGLTAWPKTSGSRGFHIYARIERRWPFKQVRLAAQTIAREVERRAPDLATSRWWKEEREGVFVDFNQNAFDRTVASAYSVRATPDARVSTPLLWDEVPGCRPEEFTVATVPDRFDDRGDPWEGLDDSAGRLDALLQLAEELGPPEKAPRGAKGARGRDGRRVSSKPLIEIARTKTKDEAMAALDTWRGRYPSVAEKLEAPDVLVDGMRGPSSIWYRIRINLQHVPEDERPPQEPLIADYNPWENYSGPQWMRGT; this is encoded by the coding sequence ATGCCCGCTCCGCTCGAGTTGGAGGTCGACGGTCAGCGGGTGCCCATCACCAACCCCGACAAGATCGTTATCCCGGACCCCGGGGACATTCCTGGCGGCACGGGCCTCACCAAGATGGATTTGATCCGCTACTACCTGCGCGTCGCCGACGGTGCGCTTCGCGGGGTAGCCGACCGGCCGATGATCCTGAAGCGGTTCGTCAAGGGCATCACCGAAGAAGCCGTGTTCCAGAAGCGCGCTCCGGCGAAACGCCCCGACTTCGTCGACGTCGCGGAGTTGAAATATGCGTCCGGGACGTCGGCCAAGGAAGCGGTGCTGCACGACGCCGCAGGCCTGGTCTGGGCGGTCAATCTCGGCTGCATCGACCTCAATCCCCACCCGGTGCGCGCCGACGATCTGGCACATCCCGACGAACTGCGCGTCGACCTCGACCCGATGCCCGGGGTGGACTGGCGCCAGATCGTGGACGTGGCACTGGTCGCACGCGGTGTGCTCGAGGACTACGGGTTGACGGCGTGGCCGAAGACCTCCGGATCCCGGGGGTTTCACATCTATGCGCGGATCGAACGGCGCTGGCCGTTCAAGCAGGTGCGCCTCGCCGCCCAGACCATCGCGCGCGAGGTGGAACGGCGAGCCCCCGACCTGGCAACCAGCCGCTGGTGGAAGGAAGAGCGCGAGGGCGTTTTCGTCGACTTCAACCAGAACGCGTTCGACCGCACGGTGGCGTCGGCCTACTCGGTGCGGGCCACCCCCGATGCGCGGGTGTCGACGCCCCTGCTGTGGGACGAGGTCCCCGGCTGCCGTCCTGAGGAATTCACCGTCGCCACCGTTCCCGACCGATTCGATGACCGCGGCGACCCGTGGGAGGGACTCGACGACTCGGCGGGCAGGCTCGATGCGCTGCTCCAGCTCGCCGAGGAACTCGGCCCACCGGAGAAGGCGCCGCGCGGCGCGAAAGGAGCGAGGGGTCGCGATGGGCGCCGTGTCTCGTCGAAGCCCCTCATCGAGATCGCCCGCACCAAAACCAAAGACGAGGCGATGGCGGCGCTCGACACGTGGCGCGGACGTTACCCGTCAGTAGCCGAAAAGCTCGAAGCTCCAGACGTTCTGGTAGACGGCATGCGGGGGCCCAGTTCGATCTGGTACCGCATCCGCATCAACCTGCAACATGTCCCCGAGGATGAGCGGCCGCCGCAGGAACCGTTGATCGCCGATTACAACCCATGGGAGAACTATTCCGGGCCGCAATGGATGCGCGGCACCTGA
- a CDS encoding TIGR03086 family metal-binding protein, which translates to MQINDDLRLFHRHAVSASVDVVASVTIDDLDRPTPCSGWNLADLLAHMIVQHNGFAAAARGHGADLAVWQPSWVADAVAADPAGAYAAAAADLLDAFDAEGVLDAPFALPEFGPDAVVPGSMAIGFHFVDYVVHGWDVARSIDVPFDLPPDVVSAVLPIALAVPDGDFRAGNGSPFARALAPRDGASDLDSVLRHLGRSPAWSAATQVL; encoded by the coding sequence ATGCAGATTAATGATGATCTTCGTCTTTTCCATCGTCACGCAGTGTCGGCCTCCGTCGACGTCGTGGCATCGGTGACGATCGACGACCTCGATCGCCCGACACCCTGCTCCGGTTGGAATCTCGCCGATCTGCTGGCGCATATGATCGTGCAGCACAACGGATTTGCCGCTGCCGCGCGAGGTCACGGCGCCGATCTCGCGGTATGGCAGCCCTCCTGGGTCGCCGATGCGGTGGCAGCGGATCCGGCGGGCGCCTATGCGGCTGCTGCCGCGGATCTGCTCGACGCCTTCGACGCGGAAGGCGTGCTCGACGCGCCCTTCGCGTTACCCGAATTCGGTCCCGACGCCGTGGTCCCGGGTTCGATGGCAATCGGGTTCCACTTCGTCGATTACGTCGTTCACGGCTGGGACGTCGCACGCAGCATCGACGTCCCTTTCGACCTGCCGCCCGACGTGGTGAGCGCTGTGCTGCCGATCGCGCTCGCCGTCCCGGACGGCGATTTCCGGGCGGGGAACGGCTCGCCCTTCGCGAGGGCCCTTGCGCCCAGGGACGGGGCGAGCGACCTCGATAGCGTTCTCCGCCATCTCGGCCGCTCGCCCGCGTGGAGCGCTGCTACCCAGGTGCTATGA
- a CDS encoding STAS domain-containing protein, which translates to MYGNPAFDCGGAQVRTVCRQLATVVTVQGTVDATNIERITALAVRSIIAEKAFILDLSGVDSFSAHELSLLSAVDERCFCSDVDWSLIASEPVLREVSDLNFPIADSVPDALHQFAESIDERRHLFSPLLTVKSA; encoded by the coding sequence ATGTACGGCAATCCGGCATTCGACTGCGGTGGTGCACAGGTGCGTACAGTGTGCCGCCAGTTGGCGACGGTGGTGACGGTCCAAGGCACTGTCGACGCCACCAATATCGAGCGAATCACCGCACTCGCAGTGCGGTCCATCATCGCGGAGAAGGCCTTCATACTCGATCTCAGCGGTGTGGATTCTTTTTCCGCACACGAACTTTCACTGCTGTCCGCCGTTGACGAACGGTGCTTTTGCAGCGATGTGGACTGGTCGTTGATTGCGAGCGAACCGGTGCTACGCGAGGTTTCCGACCTGAATTTCCCGATCGCGGACTCGGTACCCGACGCACTCCATCAATTCGCGGAGAGCATCGACGAGCGTCGCCACCTGTTCTCACCCTTGCTCACCGTGAAAAGCGCCTAG
- the fadD2 gene encoding long-chain-fatty-acid--CoA ligase FadD2, translated as MPKLTDLPLQAAAKIQQYAERGSAELHYARKMFEAGALKLEAPQNVAAFLADILRWGEFGMIPALNARRTPDRLAVIDDDGEFTFKELDDAAHALANGLLAMGVRGGDGVAILARNHRWFLVSVYGAARTGARIILLNSEFSGPQIKEVSEREGAKVIIYDDEYTAAVSQAEPDFGKLRALPTNPDKDEPSGSTDETIADLIARSSSARAPKVTKHSSVIILTSGTTGTPKGANRSTPPSLAPIGGVLSHVPFKANEVTSLPAPMFHALGFLHATIAMMLGTTLVLRRRFKPATVLADIEKHRATAIVVVPVMLSRLLDELDKTQPKPDLSSLRIVFVSGSQLGAELATRALKELGPIVYNLYGSTEIAFATIARPKDLSINPATVGPVVKGVKVKILDDNGNELPQGEVGRIFVGNTFPFEGYTGGGHKQIIDGLMSSGDVGYFDEHGLLYVSGRDDEMIVSGGENVFPAEIEDLVSGHPEVIEATALGVEDKEWGHRLRCFVVKAEGASIDEDAIKAYVRENLARYKVPREVIFLDELPRNPTGKVLKRELREMSVGDEKA; from the coding sequence ATGCCCAAGCTAACTGATCTTCCGTTGCAGGCAGCGGCCAAAATTCAGCAGTATGCCGAGCGCGGGTCGGCCGAACTGCACTACGCACGCAAGATGTTCGAAGCGGGTGCTCTAAAGCTGGAGGCTCCGCAGAACGTCGCCGCGTTCCTCGCCGATATCCTGCGCTGGGGTGAATTCGGCATGATCCCCGCGTTGAATGCGCGCCGTACCCCTGATCGCCTCGCCGTCATCGACGACGACGGCGAGTTCACGTTCAAAGAACTCGACGATGCCGCGCACGCATTGGCCAACGGTCTGTTGGCGATGGGCGTCAGGGGTGGCGACGGGGTGGCGATCCTGGCGCGCAACCACCGGTGGTTCCTGGTATCGGTGTATGGCGCGGCCCGTACCGGGGCTCGTATCATTCTGCTCAACAGCGAGTTCTCGGGGCCGCAGATCAAAGAGGTCTCCGAACGTGAGGGCGCGAAAGTCATCATCTACGACGACGAGTACACCGCCGCCGTCTCGCAGGCCGAGCCCGATTTCGGCAAGCTGCGTGCGCTGCCGACCAATCCGGACAAGGACGAGCCGTCCGGCAGCACCGACGAAACGATCGCCGACCTGATCGCGCGCAGCAGTTCGGCGCGCGCACCCAAGGTGACCAAGCATTCGTCGGTCATCATCCTGACCAGTGGCACCACCGGCACCCCGAAGGGCGCCAACCGCAGCACCCCGCCGTCGCTGGCGCCCATCGGCGGCGTGTTGTCCCACGTGCCGTTCAAGGCGAACGAGGTGACCTCGCTCCCGGCGCCGATGTTCCATGCCCTCGGCTTCCTGCACGCCACCATCGCGATGATGCTCGGCACCACCCTGGTGCTGAGGCGTCGCTTCAAACCGGCAACCGTTCTCGCGGACATCGAGAAGCACAGGGCCACCGCGATTGTGGTGGTCCCGGTGATGTTGTCGCGTCTGCTCGACGAACTCGACAAGACCCAGCCCAAACCGGACCTGTCCTCATTGCGCATCGTGTTCGTATCGGGGTCACAGCTCGGAGCCGAACTGGCCACCCGTGCGCTCAAGGAACTGGGCCCCATCGTGTACAACCTCTACGGATCGACGGAGATCGCGTTCGCGACCATCGCGCGGCCCAAGGATCTGTCGATCAACCCGGCCACGGTCGGCCCCGTCGTCAAGGGTGTGAAGGTCAAAATCCTCGACGACAACGGCAATGAACTACCGCAGGGCGAAGTGGGGCGCATCTTCGTGGGCAACACCTTTCCCTTCGAGGGCTACACCGGCGGCGGCCATAAGCAGATCATCGACGGGCTGATGTCCTCCGGTGACGTCGGCTACTTCGACGAGCACGGCCTGCTGTACGTCAGCGGTCGCGACGACGAGATGATCGTGTCCGGCGGCGAGAACGTGTTCCCCGCCGAGATCGAGGATCTGGTGAGCGGCCATCCGGAGGTCATCGAGGCCACCGCGCTCGGCGTGGAAGACAAGGAGTGGGGCCACCGGCTGCGCTGCTTCGTGGTCAAGGCCGAGGGCGCCTCGATCGACGAGGACGCCATCAAGGCATACGTGCGGGAGAACCTCGCGCGCTACAAGGTGCCCCGCGAGGTCATCTTCCTCGACGAGCTGCCACGCAACCCGACCGGAAAGGTTCTCAAGCGCGAACTCCGCGAAATGAGTGTCGGCGACGAGAAAGCGTGA
- a CDS encoding MarR family winged helix-turn-helix transcriptional regulator, with amino-acid sequence MPPKLVPSKSRRPDLAAMLAPLIRELIVEERPVLEKHNLTMWGYSVLLALDEAPMRTQAALADAIGADKTRIIPTLDELQAKGYIERRVDPDDRRVRLLAITKSGRDVKDRVQADIQRGEERWLSVLSADERRVFLRALQKMTRLGPTPRVEE; translated from the coding sequence ATGCCGCCCAAGCTCGTGCCGTCCAAGTCAAGGCGTCCCGACCTCGCAGCGATGTTGGCTCCACTGATTCGGGAGCTGATCGTTGAAGAGCGCCCGGTGCTCGAGAAGCACAACCTGACGATGTGGGGCTACAGCGTGCTGCTGGCACTCGACGAGGCACCGATGCGGACCCAGGCCGCGCTGGCCGATGCGATCGGCGCCGACAAGACGCGCATCATCCCGACTCTCGACGAGTTGCAGGCAAAGGGGTACATCGAGCGACGCGTCGATCCCGACGATCGGCGCGTCCGGTTGCTCGCCATCACCAAATCGGGACGTGACGTCAAGGACCGGGTCCAGGCGGACATCCAACGCGGCGAGGAACGTTGGCTTTCGGTGCTCTCGGCCGACGAACGCCGCGTGTTCCTGCGCGCGTTGCAAAAAATGACGCGCCTTGGCCCAACCCCTAGGGTCGAAGAGTGA
- a CDS encoding NYN domain-containing protein, protein MRWIVDGMNVIGSRPDGWWRNRRRAMSTLVERLEQWASREGADVTVVFEHPLSPPLESSVITVAHAPRAAANSADDEIVAMISAADDLQDIRVATSDRALSERVSALGATVYPAQRLRDLIDPR, encoded by the coding sequence ATGCGCTGGATCGTCGATGGCATGAACGTCATCGGATCCCGCCCCGACGGCTGGTGGCGAAACCGCCGACGTGCCATGTCCACGTTGGTGGAGCGCCTCGAGCAATGGGCGTCCCGCGAGGGTGCCGACGTGACCGTGGTGTTCGAACATCCGCTGTCGCCACCGCTTGAATCGTCGGTCATCACGGTCGCGCACGCGCCGAGGGCCGCGGCGAACTCCGCCGACGACGAGATCGTCGCAATGATCTCCGCCGCGGATGACCTGCAGGACATCCGCGTCGCCACCTCAGATCGAGCGCTGTCCGAGCGGGTCAGCGCCCTCGGCGCGACCGTCTACCCCGCGCAGCGCCTTCGCGATCTCATCGACCCTCGCTGA